ACAAAAGGGCATTGCAGAATTAAGTAAATGCTTGATACAGCCAAAACCGCCATATTACAATCATCATGTCCTACGCATGGAGCCAAAAAGGAAAATGTTCAATATCCAAAGGGAAAATTACATCAAGACACTTGAAAATCCTGACACTTTTAAAAAGTTTAGACAAGTAGATAGCTGATTCAACTGATGTGTGGCTCTTCAGCATAATTAACGCCTGTCCAACTTTGCCCGCAGCTGATGAGAATGGATAGAGAAAATACATTAGATGGAAAGTGTGGGCAACACATTCTATGAGGAAACATAACTTATTTTATCTGCGCCAAATGTTAGAAATATCACTGAAAAAACAGCGCGTCCTTACTCATGTTTGGGCTTCTTTTTCTTCATAGTCTCCTGGAATGGCTTCAACCTGCCCTTCGATGGAGCACCTTTTGGAATAATTGGTATTGGATCCAGAACTTTAGTTGTGAAGGTTTGGCGTGCCCCAGAAAAATATGCCGGCAAAGGACCAAATGATGCTATGTTAGTATTCTCGTCATTCTCACCCTCATCAATAATACTGTTGAGAAATGCCATCACCCTCTCTGATTGCGCTGCGGATTTCGAAGCCTTAAAAAAAGCAACGCTTGCATCGTTACGGAGCTCATGGAAACGATCCATCCGTTCTGACCATCGCTGCGTACTGGCACTCCTGTCTGAATCGAAGGCAGGCTTGGCTTTCATCGTCCATCTTTTAGCAACACAACAACTAGGAATGGTGTCTAACCCAACGCACTTCAGAATAGCAAATATATGTGTGCATGGAATATCCTCACTCTCCATCTTCCGGCATTGGCAGTACACACTCGCTATCACCGAGCCCACATAAACACACCTCACATCAAATCTTACTTGCCTGCGCTCTTTATGAACAACTGCAAACCTCGTCAAACTATCTTCCTTGTTCACCTCCTCGACTTGCCATTTTGATAACCTCACGATCTCCCCCTTAACCTTCTCGAACATTATAGGGGTGTAGATATATGACGCATTTTTCTCCAGTGGGTCAGCTGTTAATTCAGTGAAGGGCACCGTCTGTGAGGCCACGGCATCCATTGCAGCCTCATTCCTTCGCATAACTGAGATGCAATGCTCATGGTGTTGCAGCAAATCAATAAGTCTCATTCTCCTGTCCAGCTGCACATGAAGCGTAGAATTTAGACTTTCGCTCCTTTGATTACTTCTCATGCCCAGGAAGTACCTCCCTTTGGTATAGGCTGCAGACCACTTCTTTCTTAGCTCGTACATCTTGCAGATCCACGTGTCTTTTTCCGTTATCCCATAGTGTTTGTTGAACTGGAGCCAACCTCTCTCAAAATTTTATCCATGAAAAGAcgagtactccctcctttccggtttatagggcttatctcaaaattttagttttttcattttataaggttcaatttggttgttccccaacacatgttcagattacaagatgcattaaatcattgcatgcaagtattaagagaaaattgatcaatgcatgtaatttatgcatgcatgcattgcaattaatgcattggtaaacatacttttttgaggaaaataagagcattaattgggtgcttttgcaaactacaaaaggtattccaccactcaccatctctCTTGGTTGATGAGACTTTTGATTGAGCCTTATAAATCGGAAAGAAGGGAGTAGATGGAATATGTGGGCTATTGAAGTCGAGCATTTAGTAGATTACTGAACTCACCAGCTAACCTGTAGGGTCATTCATCGCAAAAGAAAGCTAAAGGGCGATGCATGGTCATATATATAAGCATCTTGTCATGTTAGCTAATTTTCCATTATACGTAAATAATGTAGCTACATAACTTTGGCTTCATGACAAAAAGATTGGGTATTAGGCATCTCCAATCACAATTGGCTAATTTGCCCTCTATATGTCACGGACACAACTGGACAGTGCCTGAGGGTATGCGCGGCAAACCCCCCTTTGTTCACGCACACAATCACACCCTATAAATTATTCTTCAATTTTTTACTCATTTCAACGAACAGGTCGCATACTACACCGCCTAAGCACGCGCAAAGCACGCTCGGGCGCTGTGAAGACCACACGGATGATGCACACAAGCTGCACGAGCTCGGTGGCCAGCACACACGCACACAACTTCATGAGCACGGTGACCAGCACACAGCATGCACGCGGGATCAAACACCCCTAAAACCAATCCCAATCAAATAGACTGAGTATGAAGGGTTTACTTAGGTAAGCTTTTTTTCTTCTCTCCCGCCCGAGCTCTGTTCAAGTATGGAAAAAAAAATAGGTGCTCTGATTGAAGATGTTTTTTCAACATAATACAGACGCAAACGCTCATATATATGCGTATACACTCACCTCTATAAACGGACACACGTACAACCTTGTAGTCGACGGGAGCACTCCTTCCATCGAAAGCGTATTGCCGGAAATTTTGAAATAAATTTAGGATAAATGCGAGCATCAAGAATTAAActctggtgggctggggataccactgtcctcctaatCATCCGATCACAGGTTGGTTCATGATTGAAGATGGTCTTACAACATAATGTGCCTGTCCAGACCGCATTGGTTGCCCCCTTTTTTTATCTTCTTTCAACCAACAATTTGTCATCTTGTTTTGCATGAGACTTCTCATCGGCCATGATGGCTTTCGCAATTTCGGGTAATTATCACATCTTTGGGTGACTAGACTCACACAAACTTTCAAAGGTAACAACTAGTTAAAGAAGTTGCGCTGTCAAGTGAAGTGCGAACAATCCATGTTAGGATAACGTTTAGTTTTCATGCGAGACATGCCCCCATGAATCCTTAACTGGCGGATATCCACTTGGAGAGCCCAGAGCATTCAATCTCATTGTCCCCCCTACATCAAGAAGCGTCGCCCGACGGGGATGGTCCAAATGTTTCCTCGCTCGATCTAACAACCTGTAACCAACCACAGCCGATAGATGAATACACAGTTGGAATAGAGTGATATAAATCCCAAGCTCTAGGTCAAATGAGTCGCTTCACATTGTATTTGATCATCCAAAAAATAGTAGGCCAAGATTCATAACTCATTCAAACCGGCGGATATCCTCTCGGAGAGCCCAGAGCATGCAATCACATTGTTCCCCCTACATCGAGAAACAACATCCTATAGGGGTGGTCCAAAGGTTTCCTTACCCAATCTAACTGAGTCAGAGCATCAACCTGTAACCAACCACACCTGATAAATGAATACATTGTTGGAATAGAGTGATATAACTCCCAAGCTCGAAGTCAAATGAGTGGCTTCACACTATATTTGACCATCCGCTAGTAAATGCACTTGAATTCTAAGGACATACACACACGTCATGCATGATGTGTCTACGTTTATTCGGTAGCTCTCTAGTTTCTAAACTCCTCGACTCCTGCTTCTTGAGTCGATTCTCCGCCCCATGCGGGAGAAGAAGCGACCGAAAAAGCCTTTGGGAAGACCACTCTAGATTCCTGTCGCTAGGCACAACTATAGCCAATTCGTGTGTGATTCAACCCAACTAGGGAGAGGAAAGGAGGCTAGGTTGAGTCCAACTCGAAGGGAGGTTTTGTCTGCTTCCACGATTGCGCGAAAGATGACGATGACCTGCTTCGGGGGATACAACGGCGAATGGGGATGGAGAACTAGATGGTGATCATCCCATCGGTAAACAAGGCGTGGGCCAGGCAGTTGTGTTAGGGTCGTTGCTTGTCTTGTTCCTCGAGAGCTCCCGCGTCAGGCTCAACATCTCGCACATGGTGAAGCACATCATGGTGGTGACCATGGACGAGGGCCTGCTCTGGCCGAGCCCCGCCGTGCACTCGCACTACCAACATCACCTCTTGGACGTGGATAGCCTTGAACTCTCCGACGCCAAGAGCTACTAACCATGGACTACCTCAGACTCATTTGGAGCAATGAGCACGCCACACCTTTCAGAACCATGACTAGTTCATCGTCAATGAGATCAAGTGCGAGTTGGAGATGGAGCAATGGAGGAGCCTGGTTGAGAGGGTGTGGACCGTTGCAACGCCTATGGCTTGGAGAATGGTAAGCCAGGGGGAGAGAGTGATAATCGAGGAGAAAGAGAAAGCCTATCGACATGAACTAGTATGCTAAAACTTTATTAGGACGTGGCAGAGTGGGGGCAAATTTACCCCAACCCCGCGTCTGCTGAATCCTCGAAATTCTCAAATGCCTACCTTCAGGTTTTGACACTGCAAATGCGTCACGAATTCAGCTCGAGGAGTTAGCCAATTCAGCCTGGCTCCACCGGCGGAGTCGGGGCGTTGTCAAACATGTCCTAACTCCACAACTTTCAACTTATCATAATAATCTAAGGCCCCGTTCGGGAACGGACCACTCCCGCAGCTCCGCTCCGCTCGGTGCTGGAAACGAGGAGCGACAGAATAGCTACTCCACAAAAATGAATTGCGTGCCGCTCCGCTCCACCATTTCAGCTCCACGGAGTTGGGAGCCGGAGTGTTCCCGAACGGACCCTAAGTGTCTACTCTAGATTCCTAACTTTCAACTACAAATCCTCAAGTTTCGAAGCAGAGTCGTGAGAACATAGACATTTTTAAATAGAGATGACCAATTTTCTTATTGTAGAAGATAATACAATCACACACAAAAGGTTCAGTTCCTCATGGTCTCAACCAATTTATTACAAACCAAATAACCCAAGGCCGTTATATCTTCGTGGTGAAACGGTATGAAGCGTAGGAGATGCTGGTGTTGGTCCAGCTATGGTGGATCAGCTCCGCCCTGGACTCCTCCCCGGCGGCGCCGAGCGCGACGTGCAACGGGTAGAAATGATGCGGCGATGGGTGCGCCACCTCAGCCTGGGGCGCCTTCTCCTTGTATCGCTTCACGTCCTCGTACCTGGCCATGCCAATGACGAATGAAAACGTAGAAACAAAAATCAGCACGACCACGACGGCGGTCGAATTTCCAATCAAGTTCGTCAGAGGCTCGCTCATAGCCATGGTCAATATTTACCTCCCGTCTAGGAGCGAATCCTTGAGCCAGGTGTCGAAGTCGGAGGCCcactgcggcggcggcgcgtcgtgAGGCCCCATCTTGGCGAGGTTGTGCGTGGCGGTGCCGGAGCCGATGATGAGCACGCCGTCGTCCCGGAGCGGCGCCAGCGCCCTGCCGAGGTCGTAGTGGTAGGTGCCGTCCCTCTCAGTCTGCACGGAGAGCTGGCACACCGGTATGCCGGCGTCGGGGTACATGAGCATCAGCGGCACCCAGGCGCCGTGGTCGAGCCCGCGGCCGTGCTCCTCGCTCACCGGCCCGAACCCGGCGTCCTCCAGGAGCTTCTTGGTCCTCTCGGCCAGGTCAGGCGCGCCCGGCGCAGGGTACGTCAGCTGCGTACGCATACGTGCGACCGAGCAATGTCAACTTGCATTCGTGACGCATTTGCAGTAGGAAAGAGGAGACGTCGACAGGGGCGGCCAAACTCGGACCTTGTACATCTGGTGTGGGAAGCCATGGAAGTCGTGGATGGTGTCGTTGGTGCCGCGGACGACGTTGACCGCCGGAGCGTCCGTCTCCCAGTGAGCCGACACCACCAGGATGGCGCGCGGCGCCTGCGTGCCCGCGatcgccgccggcagccacgactg
The Aegilops tauschii subsp. strangulata cultivar AL8/78 chromosome 3, Aet v6.0, whole genome shotgun sequence genome window above contains:
- the LOC109744223 gene encoding protein FAR-RED ELONGATED HYPOCOTYL 3 — protein: MYELRKKWSAAYTKGRYFLGMRSNQRSESLNSTLHVQLDRRMRLIDLLQHHEHCISVMRRNEAAMDAVASQTVPFTELTADPLEKNASYIYTPIMFEKVKGEIVRLSKWQVEEVNKEDSLTRFAVVHKERRQVRFDVRCVYVGSVIASVYCQCRKMESEDIPCTHIFAILKCVGLDTIPSCCVAKRWTMKAKPAFDSDRSASTQRWSERMDRFHELRNDASVAFFKASKSAAQSERVMAFLNSIIDEGENDENTNIASFGPLPAYFSGARQTFTTKVLDPIPIIPKGAPSKGRLKPFQETMKKKKPKHDCGQSWTGVNYAEEPHIS
- the LOC109744222 gene encoding extradiol ring-cleavage dioxygenase, which codes for MDTFFLSHGAPTLCIDETIPARSFFQSWLPAAIAGTQAPRAILVVSAHWETDAPAVNVVRGTNDTIHDFHGFPHQMYKLTYPAPGAPDLAERTKKLLEDAGFGPVSEEHGRGLDHGAWVPLMLMYPDAGIPVCQLSVQTERDGTYHYDLGRALAPLRDDGVLIIGSGTATHNLAKMGPHDAPPPQWASDFDTWLKDSLLDGRYEDVKRYKEKAPQAEVAHPSPHHFYPLHVALGAAGEESRAELIHHSWTNTSISYASYRFTTKI